One region of Streptococcus salivarius genomic DNA includes:
- a CDS encoding 4-oxalocrotonate tautomerase translates to MPFVKIDLFEGRTEEQKIELAREVTEVVSRVAKAPKEAIHVFINDMPEGTYYPHGEMKKKN, encoded by the coding sequence ATGCCATTTGTAAAGATTGATCTCTTTGAAGGTCGTACTGAAGAACAAAAAATCGAACTTGCTCGCGAAGTTACTGAGGTTGTATCACGTGTTGCCAAAGCACCTAAAGAAGCTATTCATGTTTTCATTAATGATATGCCAGAGGGAACTTACTACCCACATGGTGAAATGAAGAAGAAAAACTAA
- the pepV gene encoding dipeptidase PepV, which yields MTIDFRAEVDKRKDALMEDLFGLLRINSERDDSKVDDKHPFGPGPVKALEHFLALAERDGYKTRNIDNYAGDFEFGQGDEVLGIFAHLDVVPAGSGWDTDPYEPVIKDGKLYARGSSDDKGPTMACYYALKIIKELELPVSKRVRFIVGTDEESGWGDMDYYFAHNGLKDPDFGFSPDAEFPIINGEKGNITAYLHFEGQNDGEFSLVSFNGGLRENMVPESASADFTGPITLKELEAKLKDFVADQEVTGQVIEEAGIFHVTIHGKSAHGMMPQNGINGATYLALFLSQFDFQGNAKKYLDLIAETLHKDFFGEKVGLAYTDPKMGELTMNAGVFHFNKESADNTIALNFRYPQGVDVDGIKAGLEKLEGPKAVSLSEHGHVPHYVPVNDPMVEILLSVYEKQTGLKGHEQIIGGGTFGRLLKRGVAYGAMFPGYVNTMHQANEFTEVEDLYRAAAIYAEAIYELIK from the coding sequence ATGACAATTGATTTTCGTGCCGAAGTTGATAAGCGCAAAGATGCCTTGATGGAGGACCTTTTTGGTCTTTTGCGTATTAACTCAGAACGTGATGACAGTAAGGTTGATGATAAGCACCCATTTGGTCCTGGACCAGTAAAAGCTTTGGAACATTTTCTTGCTTTAGCTGAACGTGATGGTTATAAAACTCGCAATATTGATAATTATGCTGGTGACTTTGAATTTGGTCAAGGTGATGAAGTATTGGGTATCTTTGCACACTTGGATGTGGTTCCAGCTGGGAGTGGTTGGGATACAGATCCTTATGAACCTGTAATCAAAGATGGCAAACTTTATGCTCGTGGGTCATCAGATGATAAAGGCCCAACAATGGCTTGTTACTATGCCTTGAAAATTATCAAAGAACTCGAGCTTCCAGTATCTAAGCGTGTGCGTTTCATTGTTGGTACTGATGAAGAATCTGGTTGGGGCGATATGGATTATTACTTCGCTCATAATGGGTTGAAAGATCCTGATTTTGGTTTTTCACCTGATGCAGAATTTCCAATTATCAATGGTGAAAAGGGTAATATTACAGCTTATCTCCATTTTGAAGGTCAAAATGATGGAGAATTTAGTCTTGTGTCTTTTAATGGTGGTTTGCGTGAAAATATGGTTCCTGAATCTGCAAGTGCAGATTTCACTGGACCTATCACTTTGAAAGAACTCGAGGCCAAATTAAAAGACTTTGTTGCTGACCAAGAGGTGACTGGTCAAGTGATTGAAGAAGCAGGTATTTTTCATGTGACTATTCATGGGAAATCTGCTCATGGTATGATGCCTCAAAATGGTATTAATGGAGCAACCTACTTGGCACTCTTCCTTAGCCAATTTGATTTCCAAGGTAATGCTAAAAAGTATTTGGATTTAATTGCTGAAACATTGCATAAAGATTTCTTTGGTGAAAAAGTAGGTCTTGCTTACACAGATCCTAAGATGGGTGAATTGACCATGAATGCTGGGGTGTTTCATTTCAATAAGGAATCAGCAGATAATACAATTGCTTTGAATTTCCGCTACCCTCAAGGCGTTGATGTAGACGGTATTAAGGCCGGCCTTGAAAAACTTGAAGGTCCTAAGGCTGTTAGTCTCTCAGAACATGGTCATGTGCCACACTATGTACCAGTTAATGATCCTATGGTAGAGATCCTTCTTTCAGTCTATGAGAAACAAACAGGGCTTAAAGGTCATGAACAAATTATTGGTGGTGGGACATTTGGACGTCTCCTAAAACGTGGTGTTGCCTATGGAGCTATGTTCCCTGGTTATGTCAACACTATGCACCAAGCCAATGAATTTACTGAAGTTGAGGACTTGTACCGTGCAGCTGCCATTTATGCAGAGGCTATCTATGAGTTAATCAAATAA
- a CDS encoding YSIRK signal domain/LPXTG anchor domain surface protein, giving the protein MGRKDSQRFSIRKYSFGAASVLLGTTILAMGATGVQADEVSTSAATDTPLSASVLTDTAADPATTVDHSEKQVVSVKEEGNTTVTTSVVTTDSLEDAKTSAVKEGVEVEETAPQTHTSLEGAIADNQAQSKEINTVVSDYQKAKENHKKDVAEYDKAKAEYDAKVAEKAAADKANAASKAQYDTDQAAYEKGLAKYQADKKAYDAALEEYNAQKLTYDSKVAEKAAADAANAKSEADYKVQLAVYETAKKNYEAAMAQYSKDKAKYDAEKEAYDAKVAEKVRTEIENKAAQEQYEKDLATYNSAYEKYQTDLAAYKTAKAAYDAKVAEKAAADAANAEAKAKYDSEMVTYEAALSEYRTNKASYDAALAEYNTKKAAYDAKVAEKTQAEITDKAAQEQYEKDLAAYNTAYEKYQTDLAAYKTAKAAYDAKVAEKAAADKANAEAKAKYDAEMAVYNTAKAQYDKDLQEYQAKKAQYDKDKAAYDQLVAIKAEEDAAKAKYEVELAKYNVDLEQYGKDFATYQTKLAEYHTALAQYKDAKAAYDKYMNDNGFQDLKDVETVQDLTFQREGGAIHTIDGISAYLTRDAQARLNTSNVHQYDSNKLEASDIVATSPWANNETEYIQVKEGDKFVVTYDNLNQSSMRENTDMHPIKRVIYRYEILSLPSNDGKGIAAVSSDPTVTLTVGASTDQNKPVKVAVDVEFYDGNGNKFDLTQHNAIVALNSLNHWTGASYVDSGDKPRALTVEAKDKDGNTVRGSWNPYADGSSMSIENNAVVVKNGTADFGTADVTISAENPIKIVAQKATWNGSEFTVSEETVIDATSVNVSGAGNGHSIGTDEFTLDGKDDVIGSYTIDPTSGRIIFTPKKKFENVEHQESVNVGNNKYIPIPNSSVSYDSATKEVTSFKDNQYIEHGSIFNGESSATLEGWDNPSSPYLYYGGAGLKMADGHLVFTANGANAAGQPTVYWFAINSNVGIPKNPGEAPKEPTAPEEPKAPTPPTITLEVLPAVPTEPTPPTAPTAPTEPNYTVVTVDAEEPKAPTEPKAPTPPTPTVVEVPAEPSKPEEPKAPTPPTEPNYTVVTVDAEEPKAPTEPKAPTPPTPALVEVPVEPRKITAPVEPKAPTPPTPVVVEVPGEPTKPTPPTEPTAPTPPTMVTVNVPNKPVSPKELVAPKVKWHKNYLVERVTRPVPTTPPTPQKPKTPGTPTGPSVTPTSSVVAKQETERTNSAVLPETGDSNQKLASVTGLGLLSMALSGLWSARKRKH; this is encoded by the coding sequence ATGGGAAGAAAAGATTCACAACGTTTTTCAATCAGGAAGTATAGCTTTGGAGCTGCTTCTGTTCTTTTGGGTACAACAATTCTTGCGATGGGTGCAACTGGTGTACAGGCAGATGAGGTTTCAACTTCAGCTGCTACTGATACACCACTTAGTGCTTCTGTGCTAACAGATACTGCTGCCGATCCGGCAACGACTGTTGATCATTCAGAGAAGCAAGTTGTTTCTGTCAAAGAAGAAGGAAATACCACTGTAACAACAAGTGTTGTTACAACTGATAGTCTTGAGGATGCTAAAACTTCTGCGGTAAAAGAAGGGGTAGAAGTCGAAGAAACTGCACCTCAAACACATACATCCCTAGAGGGTGCTATAGCTGACAATCAAGCTCAATCAAAAGAGATTAACACGGTTGTTTCGGATTATCAGAAAGCAAAAGAAAACCACAAAAAAGATGTAGCTGAGTATGATAAAGCTAAGGCTGAGTACGATGCTAAAGTGGCCGAAAAAGCAGCAGCTGATAAAGCAAACGCTGCTTCTAAAGCACAGTATGATACTGATCAAGCTGCTTATGAAAAAGGTTTAGCTAAATACCAAGCTGATAAAAAAGCCTATGATGCAGCATTGGAAGAGTATAATGCTCAAAAATTAACTTACGATTCCAAAGTAGCCGAAAAAGCAGCAGCTGATGCAGCTAATGCTAAGTCAGAAGCCGATTACAAGGTACAGTTGGCTGTTTATGAAACTGCTAAGAAGAACTATGAAGCTGCTATGGCTCAGTACAGCAAAGACAAGGCAAAATATGATGCTGAGAAGGAAGCTTATGATGCTAAAGTAGCTGAAAAAGTTCGTACAGAAATCGAAAACAAGGCAGCTCAAGAGCAGTATGAGAAAGATTTAGCTACTTATAATTCCGCTTACGAAAAATATCAAACCGATTTAGCTGCCTACAAGACTGCCAAAGCCGCCTATGATGCTAAAGTAGCCGAAAAAGCAGCAGCTGATGCAGCTAATGCAGAAGCTAAAGCTAAGTATGACTCAGAAATGGTCACTTACGAAGCAGCCTTGTCTGAATATAGGACAAATAAGGCTTCGTATGATGCCGCTCTAGCTGAATACAATACGAAAAAAGCAGCCTATGATGCTAAAGTAGCTGAGAAAACACAAGCAGAAATTACTGATAAGGCTGCTCAAGAGCAATATGAGAAAGATCTTGCTGCTTACAATACGGCTTACGAAAAATATCAAACTGATTTAGCTGCCTACAAGACTGCTAAAGCAGCCTACGATGCCAAAGTAGCCGAAAAAGCAGCTGCTGATAAGGCAAATGCGGAAGCTAAAGCCAAGTATGATGCAGAAATGGCTGTTTATAATACAGCTAAAGCACAATACGATAAAGATTTACAAGAATACCAAGCTAAGAAAGCGCAATACGATAAAGATAAAGCAGCCTATGATCAACTTGTTGCTATTAAAGCAGAAGAAGATGCTGCAAAAGCTAAGTATGAGGTTGAGCTTGCAAAATACAATGTAGATTTAGAGCAATACGGCAAAGATTTTGCTACATACCAAACAAAACTTGCTGAATATCATACAGCTTTGGCACAGTACAAAGATGCTAAAGCAGCCTATGATAAGTACATGAATGATAATGGTTTCCAAGATCTAAAAGATGTAGAAACTGTTCAAGATTTGACCTTCCAACGTGAAGGTGGAGCCATTCATACCATCGATGGCATCAGTGCTTATCTCACTCGAGATGCTCAAGCTCGTTTGAATACAAGCAACGTACATCAGTATGATTCCAATAAATTGGAAGCTTCCGATATTGTAGCAACTAGTCCTTGGGCCAATAATGAAACTGAGTATATTCAAGTTAAGGAAGGCGATAAATTTGTTGTTACTTATGATAACTTGAATCAGTCAAGCATGCGTGAAAATACGGATATGCATCCAATCAAGCGCGTGATTTATCGCTATGAGATTTTGAGTCTCCCATCAAATGACGGTAAAGGAATTGCAGCCGTTAGCTCAGACCCAACTGTAACACTAACAGTCGGTGCTTCAACAGACCAAAACAAACCAGTTAAAGTTGCTGTAGATGTTGAATTCTATGATGGTAATGGCAATAAATTTGATTTGACACAGCACAATGCAATTGTAGCGTTGAACTCTCTTAACCACTGGACAGGTGCTTCCTATGTAGATAGTGGGGATAAACCTCGTGCCCTTACAGTAGAAGCCAAGGATAAAGATGGTAACACTGTTCGAGGATCTTGGAATCCGTATGCAGATGGTTCATCAATGAGCATTGAAAACAATGCGGTTGTTGTTAAAAATGGAACAGCTGACTTTGGTACTGCTGATGTCACTATCTCTGCTGAAAACCCAATCAAGATTGTGGCACAAAAAGCAACGTGGAATGGTAGTGAATTTACAGTTAGTGAAGAAACTGTTATTGACGCAACTTCAGTCAATGTTTCAGGTGCTGGGAACGGTCACTCTATTGGAACAGATGAGTTCACATTAGATGGTAAAGATGATGTTATCGGTTCTTATACGATTGATCCAACTTCAGGACGTATCATCTTTACTCCTAAGAAGAAATTTGAAAATGTAGAGCACCAAGAATCTGTAAATGTTGGAAACAATAAATACATTCCAATTCCAAATTCAAGTGTTTCTTATGATTCTGCTACAAAAGAGGTGACATCATTTAAAGATAACCAATACATTGAACATGGATCTATCTTTAATGGTGAATCTTCAGCGACTCTTGAAGGTTGGGACAATCCATCTTCTCCATACCTCTATTATGGTGGAGCAGGATTGAAGATGGCTGATGGTCACTTGGTATTTACGGCCAATGGAGCTAATGCTGCTGGTCAACCAACGGTTTACTGGTTTGCGATTAACTCAAACGTTGGTATTCCAAAAAATCCAGGTGAGGCACCAAAAGAGCCAACAGCTCCTGAAGAACCAAAGGCTCCAACACCACCAACGATTACATTGGAAGTTCTTCCAGCGGTACCAACAGAACCAACTCCGCCAACAGCTCCTACGGCACCAACAGAACCTAACTATACAGTTGTTACAGTTGATGCAGAGGAACCAAAGGCTCCAACAGAACCGAAAGCTCCAACGCCACCAACTCCGACAGTTGTTGAAGTTCCAGCGGAACCAAGCAAACCAGAAGAACCTAAAGCTCCAACACCACCGACAGAACCTAACTACACTGTGGTTACAGTTGATGCAGAGGAACCAAAGGCTCCAACAGAACCAAAAGCTCCAACGCCACCAACTCCAGCTTTAGTTGAAGTGCCAGTAGAGCCACGTAAGATTACGGCACCAGTAGAACCTAAGGCTCCGACTCCACCTACACCTGTAGTTGTAGAGGTACCTGGTGAGCCAACAAAACCAACGCCACCAACAGAGCCAACAGCTCCAACACCACCAACTATGGTCACAGTTAATGTTCCTAATAAACCTGTTTCACCTAAAGAACTTGTAGCTCCTAAGGTAAAATGGCATAAAAATTATCTTGTTGAGCGCGTAACACGTCCAGTACCAACGACGCCACCAACTCCTCAAAAACCAAAAACTCCTGGAACACCTACAGGACCAAGCGTTACACCAACTTCTTCTGTGGTTGCTAAGCAAGAAACAGAAAGAACTAATAGCGCCGTATTGCCAGAAACAGGTGACTCTAACCAAAAATTAGCATCTGTAACAGGTCTAGGCTTGCTTTCAATGGCCCTTTCAGGTCTATGGTCAGCTCGCAAACGTAAACATTAA
- a CDS encoding LPXTG cell wall anchor domain-containing protein, which translates to MGKKELQRYSLRKSSLGAASVLLGTAVLAVGASNASADEVATTTDSATPAVEATDAVEENTSAVADSTEKKVVNVTEEGNTTVTTSEVTNTSLEAAKTAATNEGVEVKEEPAQTKETVEAAAADNKAQAEKINTVVSDYKAAKEQYKSDKADYDKAKANYDAKLAEKALADKTNAEAQAKYNTEKTAYDKASEQYQIAKQAYDSALSEYKTKKVTYDAKVAEKEAADKENALSAAKYQAELATYNQAKADYEAALAQYNSDKAKYNAEKANYDNKVAEKVVTEKRNAEAEAKYQTELAAYNEAKAKYDVEKAAYDKNLELYNAKKTAYEADLETKQAIEKYNADAKAKYEAALVVYNEQKAKYDQEYLEYQNKLAVYQTALKQYQDAKTAYDKYMNDPVYRNLKDAEVVQELTFQRENDATHKVEGVSNYLTKEAQERLNTSNVFQYDSNKLQASDIVSNSPWTNTEDEWIQVKEGDKFVVTYDGLNQSSMLVENEASAIKRVVYRYEIVSLPSNDGKGIAKISKDPTVTMTVGASTDQDKPVKVAVDVEFYDKDGKMFNLSERNAIVALNSLNHWNGAAYVETSERPRPLTVEAKDVNGNTVRGTYNPYADGSTLAIQNGEVVTKSGYADFGGATVNISDENPLKVVVPITDWNGSEWVVSREIPSDVTTLNASGSGNGHALGNQDYTFGDKDDVIGSYSVSAETGLITFTPKKKYQSTRHQEYVNIGDNQFIAIPKSSVTYDAATKEVTSVNDNQYIDHGAVFNGETTSELTGWDNADSPYLYYGGAGIKMTNGHLVFTAEGANADGAPTVYWFAINSNLGLPKNPGEKPEEPKAPTPPTAPVKPVVKTVGINPQEPTPPTPPKEPVAPTPPTPEVVEVPGKPQEPTPPTGPTAPTPPTPKVVEVPEKPVEPTPPTGPTAPTPPTPKVVEVPAKPVEPKTPEKPSVVWHKNYVVERESHVVPPTPPTTPQTPPTPVTPPTPVTPPTTPTPDTEVPVVPQAELPQTGEHTSNAGFIGLLSMIFVAFVGFFKRRKED; encoded by the coding sequence ATGGGGAAAAAGGAATTACAACGTTATTCACTCAGAAAGTCTAGCCTTGGTGCGGCTTCTGTTCTTTTGGGGACTGCAGTTCTTGCAGTAGGAGCTTCAAATGCAAGCGCTGATGAGGTAGCAACAACTACAGATTCAGCAACACCAGCAGTTGAAGCAACAGATGCTGTTGAAGAAAACACTTCAGCCGTAGCAGATTCAACTGAAAAGAAAGTTGTTAACGTTACTGAAGAAGGCAACACAACTGTTACAACGAGTGAAGTAACAAATACAAGCTTAGAAGCTGCAAAAACAGCTGCAACTAACGAAGGGGTTGAGGTTAAGGAAGAACCTGCTCAAACCAAAGAAACTGTTGAAGCAGCTGCTGCAGATAATAAAGCACAAGCAGAGAAAATCAATACAGTCGTTTCTGATTATAAAGCGGCTAAAGAACAATACAAGTCAGATAAAGCTGACTATGATAAAGCAAAAGCAAACTATGATGCCAAATTAGCTGAGAAAGCACTTGCTGATAAAACAAATGCTGAAGCTCAGGCTAAATATAATACTGAAAAAACAGCTTATGATAAAGCTTCAGAGCAATACCAAATTGCTAAGCAAGCTTATGACTCAGCTCTTTCAGAGTACAAGACTAAGAAAGTTACTTATGATGCTAAGGTAGCAGAAAAAGAAGCCGCTGATAAAGAAAATGCGCTTTCTGCAGCTAAATACCAAGCAGAATTGGCAACATATAACCAAGCAAAAGCTGATTATGAAGCAGCTCTTGCTCAGTACAATAGCGATAAAGCCAAATACAATGCTGAAAAAGCTAACTATGATAATAAAGTAGCTGAAAAAGTTGTTACGGAAAAACGTAACGCCGAAGCTGAAGCTAAATATCAAACTGAGCTAGCAGCATACAATGAAGCAAAAGCTAAATATGATGTAGAAAAAGCAGCGTATGACAAGAATCTTGAACTTTATAATGCTAAGAAAACAGCTTATGAAGCAGATCTTGAAACAAAACAAGCTATTGAAAAATACAATGCAGATGCTAAAGCTAAATACGAAGCAGCCTTGGTTGTCTACAATGAGCAAAAAGCTAAATATGACCAAGAGTACCTTGAGTATCAAAACAAATTAGCTGTTTACCAAACAGCACTTAAACAATACCAAGATGCTAAAACAGCTTACGATAAATACATGAATGATCCTGTATATCGTAACCTTAAAGATGCTGAAGTTGTTCAAGAATTGACTTTCCAACGTGAAAACGATGCGACACACAAAGTTGAAGGTGTAAGCAACTACTTGACAAAAGAAGCACAAGAGCGTCTTAACACAAGTAATGTTTTCCAATATGACTCTAACAAGTTACAAGCATCTGACATTGTTTCAAATAGCCCTTGGACAAATACTGAAGACGAGTGGATTCAAGTTAAAGAAGGTGACAAATTTGTTGTTACTTATGATGGTTTGAACCAATCAAGCATGCTTGTTGAGAATGAAGCATCAGCAATCAAGCGTGTTGTTTACCGTTACGAAATTGTTAGCCTTCCATCAAACGACGGAAAAGGTATCGCGAAAATCAGTAAGGATCCAACAGTAACTATGACAGTTGGAGCATCGACTGATCAAGATAAACCGGTTAAAGTAGCTGTAGATGTTGAGTTTTACGATAAAGATGGTAAAATGTTCAACCTTAGTGAGCGTAATGCTATCGTAGCACTTAACTCACTTAACCACTGGAACGGTGCAGCTTATGTTGAAACATCTGAGCGCCCACGTCCACTTACAGTAGAAGCGAAAGACGTTAATGGTAATACTGTTCGCGGTACTTACAATCCTTACGCAGATGGTTCTACTTTGGCAATCCAAAACGGTGAAGTTGTTACAAAATCTGGTTATGCAGATTTTGGTGGAGCTACAGTCAACATTTCAGATGAGAACCCACTTAAGGTAGTGGTTCCTATCACTGACTGGAATGGTTCAGAATGGGTTGTCTCACGTGAAATTCCATCTGATGTAACAACTCTTAATGCTTCAGGTAGCGGTAATGGACACGCTCTTGGTAACCAAGATTATACGTTTGGTGATAAAGATGATGTTATTGGTTCATACAGCGTTTCTGCTGAAACTGGTTTGATTACATTCACACCTAAGAAAAAATACCAATCAACACGCCACCAAGAATATGTAAATATTGGTGATAACCAATTCATCGCTATTCCAAAATCATCAGTTACTTATGATGCTGCTACTAAAGAAGTAACATCAGTCAATGATAACCAATACATTGACCATGGTGCAGTCTTTAATGGTGAGACAACATCAGAATTGACAGGTTGGGATAACGCTGATTCACCTTACCTCTACTATGGAGGTGCAGGTATCAAGATGACTAATGGTCATTTGGTATTTACTGCTGAAGGTGCAAATGCTGATGGTGCACCAACAGTTTACTGGTTCGCAATCAACTCTAACCTTGGTTTGCCTAAGAATCCAGGTGAAAAACCTGAAGAACCTAAGGCACCAACACCACCAACAGCACCGGTTAAACCAGTCGTTAAAACAGTTGGTATCAATCCACAAGAACCAACACCACCAACACCTCCAAAAGAGCCAGTGGCACCAACGCCACCAACTCCAGAGGTAGTTGAAGTTCCTGGTAAACCACAAGAACCAACACCACCAACAGGTCCAACGGCACCAACGCCACCAACACCAAAAGTGGTTGAAGTTCCAGAAAAACCGGTTGAACCAACACCACCAACAGGTCCAACGGCACCAACGCCACCAACACCAAAAGTAGTTGAAGTTCCTGCTAAACCAGTAGAACCTAAAACTCCTGAAAAACCAAGTGTTGTATGGCACAAGAACTATGTCGTTGAGAGAGAGTCTCACGTGGTACCACCAACTCCACCGACTACTCCACAAACACCACCAACACCTGTTACTCCTCCAACTCCAGTGACACCACCAACTACACCAACTCCAGATACTGAAGTTCCTGTAGTGCCTCAAGCTGAGTTGCCACAAACTGGTGAGCACACTAGCAATGCTGGATTTATTGGACTTCTTTCAATGATTTTTGTAGCCTTTGTAGGATTCTTCAAACGTCGTAAAGAAGATTAA
- the rpiA gene encoding ribose-5-phosphate isomerase RpiA, with the protein MEELKKIAGVTAAKYVEDGMVVGLGTGSTAYFFVEEIGRRIKEEGLSVVGVTTSSQTTKQAEGLGIPLKAVDDIDSIDVTVDGADEVDPQLNGIKGGGGALLMEKIVATPTKEYIWVVDESKMVDQLGAFKLPVEVVQYGADRLYRVFESKGYKPSFRLTEQGDRFVTDMKNYIIDLDLGKIENPVALGEELKAMTGVVDHGLFNGMVNKVIVAGKDGVKVVEVKA; encoded by the coding sequence ATGGAAGAACTTAAGAAAATCGCTGGTGTAACCGCTGCCAAATATGTTGAAGATGGAATGGTTGTTGGACTCGGTACAGGGTCAACAGCTTACTTCTTCGTAGAGGAAATTGGCCGTCGTATTAAGGAAGAAGGTCTTAGTGTTGTTGGTGTAACGACATCAAGTCAAACCACTAAACAAGCTGAGGGCTTAGGCATTCCTTTGAAGGCAGTGGATGACATTGACAGTATTGATGTTACTGTTGATGGAGCCGACGAAGTAGACCCTCAACTCAACGGGATTAAAGGTGGCGGTGGCGCCCTTTTGATGGAAAAAATCGTCGCTACACCTACAAAAGAATATATCTGGGTGGTTGATGAGTCTAAAATGGTTGATCAATTAGGTGCTTTCAAACTACCAGTTGAAGTGGTTCAATATGGTGCTGACCGTCTGTACCGTGTCTTTGAGTCTAAGGGCTATAAGCCATCATTCCGACTTACGGAACAAGGTGACCGCTTTGTTACAGATATGAAGAACTATATCATCGATCTTGATTTAGGTAAGATTGAAAATCCAGTAGCTCTTGGTGAAGAACTAAAAGCTATGACAGGGGTTGTCGATCATGGATTGTTCAATGGCATGGTTAACAAAGTCATCGTTGCAGGAAAAGACGGTGTTAAGGTCGTTGAAGTTAAGGCCTAG
- a CDS encoding phosphopentomutase: protein MSKFNRMHLVVLDSVGIGAAPDANDFVNAGVPDGASDTLGHISKSVGLNVPNMAKLGLGNIPRETPLKTVPAESNPTGYATKLQEVSLGKDTMTGHWEIMGLNITEPFDTFWNGFPEEILTKIEEFSGRKVIREANKPYSGTAVIEDFGPRQMETGELIIYTSADPVLQIAAHEDVIPLAELYRICEYARSITLERPALLGRIIARPYVGEPGNFTRTSNRRDLAVSPFESTVLDKLNEAGIDTYAVGKINDIFNGAGINHDMGHNKSNSHGIDNLIKAMTSEDFKHGFSFTNLVDFDALYGHRRDPHGYRDCLHEFDQRLPEIIAAMREDDLLMITADHGNDPTYAGTDHTREYIPFLAYSPSFKGNGLIPVGHFSDISATIAENFGVDKAMIGESFLDKLI from the coding sequence ATGTCCAAATTTAACCGAATGCATTTAGTCGTTCTTGATTCAGTAGGAATTGGTGCTGCTCCAGATGCCAATGACTTTGTCAATGCAGGTGTGCCAGACGGTGCTTCAGATACCCTTGGTCACATCTCTAAATCTGTAGGATTGAATGTGCCAAATATGGCTAAGCTTGGTCTAGGAAATATTCCTCGTGAAACACCTTTGAAAACAGTACCAGCAGAGAGCAACCCAACTGGTTATGCAACAAAATTGCAGGAAGTTTCTCTTGGTAAAGATACGATGACTGGTCACTGGGAAATCATGGGTCTCAATATTACTGAACCTTTTGATACTTTCTGGAACGGATTCCCAGAAGAAATTCTCACTAAAATTGAAGAATTCTCAGGACGTAAAGTCATTCGTGAAGCTAATAAACCATACTCAGGTACGGCTGTTATTGAAGACTTTGGACCTCGTCAAATGGAAACTGGTGAATTGATTATTTACACTTCAGCTGACCCAGTTCTTCAAATTGCCGCACACGAAGACGTTATTCCTTTGGCTGAATTGTATCGTATTTGTGAATATGCACGTTCAATTACCCTTGAGCGTCCAGCTCTTCTAGGGCGTATCATTGCGCGTCCTTACGTTGGTGAGCCTGGAAACTTCACTCGTACATCTAACCGTCGTGATTTGGCTGTCTCACCATTTGAATCAACTGTTTTGGATAAATTGAATGAAGCTGGTATCGATACTTATGCCGTTGGTAAAATCAATGATATTTTCAACGGAGCTGGTATCAACCACGATATGGGACACAACAAATCAAATAGCCATGGTATTGATAATTTGATTAAAGCTATGACTTCTGAAGACTTCAAACATGGCTTCTCATTCACAAACTTGGTAGACTTCGATGCCCTTTATGGACACCGTCGTGATCCACATGGATACCGTGATTGCTTGCACGAATTTGACCAACGTTTGCCTGAAATCATTGCTGCTATGCGTGAAGATGATCTCTTGATGATTACAGCAGACCACGGAAATGATCCAACTTATGCAGGTACGGACCATACTCGCGAATATATTCCATTCTTGGCTTACAGTCCATCATTCAAAGGAAATGGACTTATTCCAGTAGGTCATTTCTCTGATATCTCAGCAACAATCGCTGAAAACTTTGGTGTAGATAAAGCCATGATTGGTGAAAGCTTCTTGGATAAACTTATCTAA
- a CDS encoding DUF1697 domain-containing protein, producing MKRYAFLVRGINVGGRHKVVMEEFCRELEELGMSHVSSYINSGNLFFDSTLMKEELLLVLEEFLNKVYPFIKVFSLFTLEDYQNEEASLPKWWEDDFYRKDVLLFTERLDKTEMKKIINSLELKDEILHFGQLGVYWGKYDKSTYSQTAYHKKLLKTPFYPDITIRNARTFSKIGHFLRMK from the coding sequence ATGAAGCGCTATGCATTTTTGGTTCGTGGGATAAACGTTGGTGGTCGTCACAAGGTAGTCATGGAGGAATTTTGTCGTGAGTTAGAAGAACTCGGTATGTCACATGTTTCTTCCTATATAAATAGTGGAAATCTTTTCTTTGATTCTACCTTGATGAAAGAGGAACTCCTCTTAGTTTTAGAGGAATTTCTAAATAAGGTTTATCCATTTATTAAGGTATTTTCTCTTTTTACTCTTGAAGATTATCAAAATGAAGAGGCCTCATTACCTAAGTGGTGGGAAGATGATTTCTATAGAAAAGACGTCCTCTTATTCACTGAAAGACTTGATAAGACCGAAATGAAGAAGATTATTAACTCTTTAGAGTTGAAAGATGAAATACTTCATTTTGGTCAACTTGGTGTCTACTGGGGAAAGTATGATAAATCAACTTATAGCCAAACAGCTTATCATAAGAAGTTATTGAAAACACCTTTTTATCCTGATATAACCATTCGAAATGCAAGAACTTTTTCAAAAATTGGTCACTTTTTAAGAATGAAATAA